One Esox lucius isolate fEsoLuc1 chromosome 1, fEsoLuc1.pri, whole genome shotgun sequence genomic region harbors:
- the numa1 gene encoding nuclear mitotic apparatus protein 1 isoform X3, with amino-acid sequence MKIHRDKENALLHWINHLNVDDPVRAIKELHDGVVLMKVVYKLRKEEPPKSCVGQPVKERLKLVSDFLQGKNECKTEQGAAISWDNITDGINLEVELSKVVVLLLYHSVMNSHIALNGLEPKFEVELASMLRFVLENENSLFLSKNLEKYLQKKLLFSLSSDVSSDVSSSFTSPSASVFSDNESPVIHRKKGTRSVQFLDLNTVASSSVSSPLQEVMNTPQFQLKKLQTQLRQERDMRDELEKDLASSASALDHRESQICQLQFRIEKLLREKAEQEQEPRDELRDLLSKNEGLRSRLHEVLKQCQELKTSSSQMERKVDDLTEENGMLSSQMREVIARLASAEAEVLRLTEAQDLAKAEWSSRHSYLQAELSQAMAQKEFLTEQMLILQSKISSLEDELQKAQTQESGEVMGPIMEWEQLKEYECTIARLEGEREQSAALMQSIAQENQRSMEELQQQLRLAEDQFQAVQEQNKEMSANLGKMEETLSLKETRLKGLEEQLQTATSLALQRHQEMLALQEELASLKKEVTWLQEEVEKRCATEALAAEKAREKDCKVVELEMSVSDLQQQLGSAVQCIDAKSQDCERLEKVVELREAQLQELRQQEEATREEATHLRQEVSTNVLNLQAVQREMEALKVELERQQDELRGKESRHQLRAAELQQSLEEQEAAVRMLNQQEERARNEATLKMEALQAQMEEVSSLAAAKDLQLCTLREEATLLRQEISTHVSHLEQVQKEKGELKELAERARVEATLKMEDLQAQMEEVSSLATAKDLQICTLREEATALQGQLAKQEQVISHQEELLQDAHREKESVERLREELAGQQEELKGELIIQQEKAAELQRSLKEEQEALRELKVKEAIAREDATRLCQEISTYVSHLEQAQKEKGELKEQEESARKEASLKMEALQAQMEEMTSLAAAKDLQLCTLREEATLLRQEISTHVSHLEQVQKEKGELKEQEERAREAATLKMEALQAQMGEASSLAATKDQQLCTLSEEAIQLRLEISTHVSHLEQVQKENGELKEQEERARVEATLKMEDLQAQMEEVSSLAAAKDQQLCTLREEATALQGQLAKQEQEVSHQKELLQEAHKEKELVETLREELVRQEKDLKGALTIQEEKAADLQKSLKEAQEALSALNVKEASAREEATRFCQEISTHVRHLEEMQKEKEALQEQEERAREEATLKMEALQAQIEEVSSLAAALELHLCTLREEAILLRQENTKQAADLEVAQREKVQLEGLLSKEHTALHEQLSKQQEELKGEVSLHQQKATELQQILEAKDEALRGLKEQLIKQQEDCCLQKEELQVSQSVAVQQKEAVEALRLEMSLHEQRAADLQQSFEEKEAALKELEERAREEAIRLNQEISTNVNHLQQVQKENGELKEQQQSAKEEATQKIQALQAQIEEVSSLATARDQQLCTLREEATRLRQENTQQAAHLEEVQREKVQLKGLLSKEHTALNEQLAMQLEELRGEVSLHQQSATELQQSLEEKEAALKELREQEESIQNEASQLRQEISTHVSHLEQVQKEKEELKEQEERAREEALQAQTAMSCLAAAKDLQLCTLREEATLLHQEVSMHVRHLEEAEKKKIESEGLLRKENIALLEQNVKQKEEMGMLLEVQSAAAREREELARQREELREELSVLQQEKKALLSQVLQAKQIQTELEGSVAELQAQRETSQSEQRKQLDTLLLEKQRLLESNEVLERKCNTAQRLEAVLQEERAFMQERMDGANKLKTQNHELQQLLTAQTEVVEHYKAQMEKAKTHYSGKKQQLVKVQAELTELQRVVEVKEHAVDSVTAEMKLLQKELEKARSKENLLSTKVNTLKAQLAFADCQLREKPSVRMERGPGRMENAQSRARQETSRDSLDLSLDDSLNTTTRPSLPEESSTPLVRSSERLAAKRQALGQEGSLETLFFTPMNTRQINRTSTERRLENSITSLGDLALDSAKRPPTTSTKRRRTTQKTPGRGEAGGDSDNETFYTVSSARSHPNNTRTHNTRPSSMDITSMPGIVNHASSDQLLHLPGYRRSTIHAAPARSTSQFCVGAENEPEHAVDDWVRIAELQARNQACLPHLKSSYPLESRPSLGPSFSITDDDLRTGDPSETIRRASMMPGQIQESLQSHRLSLHLGQVDRTEFSGPAYSSHRLSLMPQNSNSTLSHQNTQGVRTSTLKRSAKEQQPDTPEAKRAVTSCFPRPLTPKGGYFGTSNNQNRQIKSPSARRQSMAFSIDNTPQKAASKSGFIRRGMNKIRNSARKSPAPATRRSPGNTSSRVSRSGAAKSPCTGTGSGKSPQLGGKAQRKSPRTNNSKSPKIPSSARKDPGLLAGI; translated from the exons ATGAAGATTCACCgtgataaagaaaatgcattattGCACTGG ATAAACCACCTAAATGTGGACGACCCGGTGAGGGCAATCAAAGAGTTACACGATGGAGTAGTGTTAATGAAGGTCGTTTACAAACT GAGAAAGGAAGAGCCCCCCAAGTCCTGCGTGGGTCAGCCTGTCAAGGAAAGACTGAAGCTGGTCTCCGACTTTCTGCAAG GTAAAAACGAGTGCAAAACAGAGCAGGGAGCTGCCATCTCATGGGACAACATCACAGATGGCATAAATCTGGAGGTGGAGTTATCAAAG GTGGTTGTGCTTCTTCTATACCACAGTGTGATGAACAGCCATATTGCCCTGAACGGACTGGAACCCAAGTTTGAG GTTGAGCTTGCCTCTATGCTCCGCTTTGTTCTGGAAAATGAGAACAGCCTCTTTTTAAGCAAGAACTTGGAGAAGTATCTACAAAAGAAAC TTCTGTTTAGTCTCTCCAGTGACGTCTCCAGTGACGTCTCTAGTTCCTTCACATCCCCTTCTGCCAGTGTGTTCAGCGATAATGAGTCCCCAGTTATCCATCGGAAAAAGGGAACACGTTCCGTTCAGTTTCTGGACCTAAATACAGTAGCCTCTTCGTCTGTCAG TTCTCCTCTGCAGGAGGTGATGAACACTCctcagttccagctgaagaagtTGCAGACCCAGCTCCGTCAGGAGAGGGACATGAGAGACGAGCTGGAGAAAGACCTGGCCTCCAGCGCCAGTGCTCTTGACCACCGGG AGAGCCAGATCTGCCAACTGCAGTTCCGCATCGAGAAGCTACTTCGAGAAAAGGCAGAGCAGGAGCAGGAACCGCGGGACGAGCTGAGGGACCTGCTCAGCAAAAACGAGGG GCTTCGGAGCCGTCTCCACGAGGTGCTGAAGCAGTGTCAAGAGCTGAAAACCAGCTCGTCTCAGATGGAGCGCAAGGTGGATGACCTCACAGAGGAGAACGGCATGCTGTCGTCCCAG ATGCGGGAGGTGATTGCTCGGCTGGCGAGCGCCGAGGCGGAGGTGCTAAGGCTGACTGAGGCCCAGGACTTGGCCAAGGCCGAGTGGAGCAGCAGGCACAGCTACCTCCAGGCAGAGCTCAGCCAGGCCATGGCTCAGAAG GAGTTTCTGACTGAGCAGATGTTGATACTCCAGAGCAAGATCTCCTCTTTAGAGGACGAACTCCAAAAAGCCCAGACACAGGAGAGTGGAGAGGTCATGGGCCCCATCATGGAG TGGGAGCAGCTGAAGGAGTATGAGTGCACCATTGCCCGTCTGGAAGGGGAGAGGGAGCAGTCTGCTGCCCTGATGCAATCCATAGCCCAGGAGAACCAGCGCAGTATGGAGGAACTCCAGCAGCAGTTGCGGCTGGCAGAGGATCAGTTCCAAGCTGTGCAGGAGCAGAATAAGGAGATGTCCGCAAACCTCGGGAAGATGGAGGAAACTCTCAGTCTGAAGGAGACGAGACTCAAGGGTCTGGAGGAGCAACTCCAGACCGCGACTTCTCTAGCATTGCAGAGACATCAGGAAATGCTTGCCCTGCAGGAAGAACTGGCCTCACTGAAAAAGGAGGTGACCTGGCtgcaggaggaggtggagaagagGTGTGCTACAGAAGCCCTGGCTGCTGAGAAGGCGAGGGAGAAGGACTGTAAAGTTGTGGAGCTGGAGATGAGTGTGTCAGACCTTCAGCAGCAGCTGGGATCTGCTGTCCAATGCATTGATGCAAAGAGCCAGGACTGCGAAAGACTGGAGAAGGTGGTGGAGCTGAGAGAAGCACAGTTGCAGGAGCTGAGGCAGCAGGAGGAGGCGACGAGAGAAGAAGCCACTCACCTTCGCCAGGAGGTATCGACAAATGTCCTTAACTTACAGGCAGtgcagagggagatggaggccCTTAAAGTGGAGCTGGAAAGGCAGCAAGATGAGCTAAGAGGGAAGGAATCCCGCCATCAGCTAAGAGCAGCTGAGCTCCAGCAGAGCCTGGAAGAGCAGGAAGCAGCTGTGAGAATGTTGAACCAGCAGGAGGAAAGAGCCAGAAATGAGGCCACCCTAAAGATGGAGGCCCTTCAGGCTCAGATGGAGGAGGTGTCGTCTTTGGCAGCAGCTAAAGACCTACAGCTCTGCACCCTGAGAGAGGAGGCCACTCTACTCCGCCAGGAGATCTCCACACATGTCAGCCACCTAGAGCAAGTTCAGAAGGAGAAGGGGGAGCTGAAGGAGCTGGCGGAAAGAGCTAGAGTGGAGGCTACCCTGAAGATGGAGGATCTCCAAGCTCAGATGGAAGAGGTGTCCTCTCTTGCTACAGCTAAAGACCTACAGATCTGCACCCTTAGAGAGGAGGCTACTGCCTTACAGGGGCAGTTGGCTAAACAGGAGCAGGTGATCTCCCATCAGGAGGAGTTGTTACAGGATGCCCACAGGGAGAAGGAATCTGTGGAGAGACTGCGAGAGGAGTTGGCCGGGCAACAGGAAGAGCTGAAAGGGGAGTTGATCATTCAGCAGGAGAAAGCTGCTGAGCTCCAAAGAAGTTTGAAAGAGGAGCAGGAGGCGCTGAGAGAGCTAAAAGTGAAAGAGGCGATTGCCAGAGAGGATGCCACTCGACTCTGCCAGGAGATCTCCACTTACGTCAGCCATCTGGAACAAGCACAGAAGGAGAAGGGGGAGCTGAAGGAGCAGGAGGAAAGCGCCAGGAAGGAGGCCAGCTTAAAGATGGAGGCCCTTCAGGCTCAGATGGAGGAGATGACTTCTTTAGCAGCAGCTAAAGACCTTCAGCTCTGCACCCTGAGAGAGGAAGCCACTCTACTCCGCCAGGAGATCTCCACACATGTCAGCCACCTAGAGCAAGTACAGAAAGAGAAGGGGGAACTGAAGGAGCAGGAGGAAAGGGCCAGGGAGGCGGCCACTTTAAAAATGGAGGCCCTCCAGGCTCAGATGGGGGAGGCGTCTTCTCTGGCTGCAACTAAAGACCAACAGCTCTGCACCCTGAGTGAGGAGGCCATCCAACTTCGCCTGGAGATCTCCACACATGTCAGCCACCTAGAGCAAGTACAGAAGGAGAACGGGGAGCTGAAAGAGCAGGAGGAAAGGGCTAGAGTGGAGGCTACCCTGAAGATGGAGGATCTCCAAGCTCAGATGGAGGAGGTGTCTTCTCTTGCTGCAGCTAAAGACCAACAGCTCTGCACCCTTAGAGAGGAGGCTACTGCCTTACAGGGGCAGTTAGCTAAGCAGGAGCAGGAGGTCTCCCATCAGAAGGAGTTGCTACAGGAAGCCCACAAGGAGAAGGAATTGGTGGAGACTCTGCGTGAGGAGCTGGTCAGGCAAGAGAAGGATCTGAAGGGGGCATTGACCATTCAGGAGGAGAAAGCTGCAGATCTTCAAAAAAGCCTGAAAGAGGCTCAGGAGGCATTGAGCGCACTAAATGTGAAGGAGGCAAGTGCCAGAGAGGAGGCCACTCGATTCTGCCAGGAGATCTCAACACATGTCAGACATCTGGAGGAGATGCAGAAAGAAAAGGAGGCACTGCAGGAGCAGGAGGAAAGGGCCAGAGAGGAGGCCACCCTAAAGATGGAGGCCCTACAGGCTCAGATAGAGGAGGTATCATCTTTGGCTGCAGCACTGGAACTACATCTTTGCACCTTAAGAGAGGAGGCCATACTACTCCGCCAGGAGAACACTAAACAGGCTGCTGATCTGGAGGTGGCGCAAAGGGAGAAGGTTCAATTGGAGGGCCTCCTGAGCAAGGAGCACACTGCCTTACATGAGCAACTTTCCAAGCAGCAGGAGGAACTGAAAGGGGAGGTGTCCCTCCATCAGCAGAAGGCTACTGAACTACAGCAGATCTTGGAGGCGAAGGATGAAGCCCTGAGAGGGCTTAAGGAGCAGCTGATCAAGCAGCAGGAGGACTGTTGCCTACAGAAGGAGGAATTGCAAGTGTCCCAGTCTGTGGCTGTCCAACAGAAGGAGGCAGTAGAGGCTCTTAGGCTGGAGATGTCCCTCCATGAGCAAAGAGCAGCAGATCTACAGCAGAGCTTTGAGGAGAAGGAGGCTGCTTTGAAGGAGCTGGAGGAAAGGGCCAGAGAGGAGGCCATCCGACTCAACCAGGAGATCTCCACAAATGTCAACCATCTGCAGCAAGTACAGAAGGAGAATGGAGAGCTGAAGGAGCAGCAGCAAAGCGCCAAAGAGGAGGCCACCCAGAAGATTCAGGCCCTTCAGGCACAGATTGAGGAGGTGTCTTCTTTGGCTACCGCTAGGGACCAACAGCTCTGCACCTTAAGAGAGGAAGCAACTCGACTCCGCCAGGAGAACACTCAACAGGCTGCTCATCTGGAGGAGGTGCAAAGGGAGAAGGTTCAGTTGAAGGGCCTCCTGAGCAAGGAGCACACAGCCTTAAATGAGCAACTTGCGATGCAGCTGGAGGAGCTGAGAGGGGAGGTGTCCCTCCATCAGCAGAGCGCTACCGAACTCCAGCAGAgcttggaggagaaggaggctgCTTTGAAGGAGCTGAGAGAGCAAGAGGAGAGCATTCAAAACGAGGCCAGTCAACTCCGCCAGGAGATCTCCACACATGTCAGCCATCTTGAGCAAGtacagaaggagaaggaggagctgAAGGAGCAGGAGGAAAGAGCCAGAGAGGAGGCCCTCCAAGCTCAGACGGCGATGTCTTGTCTGGCTGCAGCTAAAGACCTACAGCTCTGCACATTAAGAGAAGAGGCCACTCTACTCCACCAGGAGGTCTCAATGCATGTTCGCCATCTAGAGGAGGCAGAGAAGAAGAAGATTGAGAGTGAGGGCCTCCTGAGAAAGGAGAACATTGCCTTGCTGGAGCAGAATGTTAAACAGAAGGAGGAGATGGGAATGCTCCTGGAGGTGCAGTCTGCAGCTGCCCGAGAGAGGGAGGAATTggccagacagagggaggagttGAGGGAGGAGCTATCAGTGCTTCAGCAGGAAAAGAAAGCTCTGCTATCCCAGGTGCTTCAGGCAAAACAGATTCAGACAGAGCTGGAGGGAAGTGTGGCTGAACTGCAAGCCCAGCGAGAAACCAGTCAGAGTGAGCAGAGGAAACAGCTTGacaccctgctcctggagaagCAGAGGCTGCTGGAGAGCAATGAGGTCCTGGAGAGGAAGTGTAACACTGCCCAGAGGTTGGAGGCTGTACTGCAGGAGGAACGGGCGTTCATGCAGGAGCGGATGGATGGGGCCAATAAGTTGAAGACTCAGAACCACGAGCTACAGCAACTGCTTACAGCCCAGACGGAGGTTGTGGAGCATTACAAAGCACAG ATGGAGAAAGCGAAGACCCACTACTCTGGGAAGAAGCAGCAGCTTGTGAAGGTTCAGGCAGAGCTGACTGAGCTGCAACGTGTTGTGGAGGTAAAAGAGCACGCGGTCGACAGCGTTACCGCTGAGATGAAGCTGTTGCAGAAGGAGCTGGAGAAGGCCAGGAGCAAGGAGAATCTCCTCAGCACCAAGGTCAACACGCTGAAGGCACAG CTGGCCTTTGCTGACTGTCAGCTTCGTGAGAAGCCCAGCGTGAGGATGGAGCGCGGTCCAGGCAGGATGGAGAATGCACAGAGCCGTGCGCGCCAGGAAACCAGCAGAGACAGCCTGGACCTCAGTCTAGACGACTCCCTGAATACTACAAC GCGGCCGTCACTGCCCGAGGAGTCAAGTACACCCCTAGTGCGTAGCTCCGAACGGTTAGCTGCTAAACGCCAGGCTCTGGGACAAGAGGGTTCGCTGGAGACACTTTTCTTTACTCCCATGAATACACGCCAGATCAACAG GACCAGTACGGAACGCCGGCTGGAGAACAGCATCACGTCTCTGGGGGACCTAGCTCTGGACTCCGCCAAGAGACCTCCCACCACATCAACCAAACGCCGCAGGACCACCCAG AAAACCCCAGGTCGTGGAGAGGCAGGAGGGGACAGCGACAATGAGACTTTCTACACGGTGTCCTCCGCTCGGTCCCATCCCAACAACACcagaacacacaacacacgccCCAGCTCCATGGATATCACTTCCATGCCTGGAATAGTCAACCACGCTTCCAGCGATCAGCTTCTTCACCTTCCCGGTTACCGGCGAAGCACCATTCATGCCGCCCCTGCCCGAA GCACCAGCCAGTTCTGTGTGGGGGCAGAGAATGAGCCGGAACATGCTGTGGATGATTGGGTCCGCATAGCAGAGTTACAGGCCAGAAACCAGGCCTGTCTGCCACACCTGAAGAGCAGCTATCCTCTGGAGTCCAGG CCCAGCCTGGGTCCGTCCTTTTCTATCACCGATGACGACTTGCGCACCGGCGACCCGTCCGAGACGATCCGCAGGGCCTCCATGATGCCCGGCCAGATTCAGGAGTCCCTGCAGTCCCATCGGCTGTCCCTCCACCTGGGCCAGGTTGACAGAACCGAGTTCTCCGGTCCAGCCTACAGCTCCCACCGGCTCTCCCTGATGCCCCAGAATTCCAACAGCACCCTGAGCCACCAGAACACACAGGGCGTCCGCACCAGCACTCTTAAACGCTCGGCAAAAGAGCAGCAGCCTGACACTCCTGAG GCTAAGAGGGCCGTCACCAGCTGTTTCCCGCGACCTCTGACCCCTAAAGGAGGTTACTTTGGCACATCCAACAACCAGAACCGCCAGATAAAAAGCCCC